A single window of Psychrobacter raelei DNA harbors:
- a CDS encoding TerD family protein — MSQTLIAGANAPLPTDNISVRILSDQPIDCAAYRLAETGKVRGDGDMVFYGQTRSDDGSVSHRGHDTDAFFDISLPTQPQTIQKIALAFSSNQPLSQLGDIQLQVLQGTTVLMTCHVQSANRSEKALILGECYRRQGQWKFRFISQGFDGGLKPLSEHFGVEIADEAPAPSPVATPPAQNRSSQMPPPISAPAPSSPAPRSVNLSKISLTKNQSSINLKKKDDFGKITVNLNWNRQNASGANTAVKKKGFLNDLFAAKSTGIDLDVGAMVHLNNGERTLIQALGGRFGDLQRAPYVLLRGDDRTGQSLDGEWLDINGARWSDIKEVFIFAFIYEGAPNWAQTDGTVTIYVPDQPPIETRMTEGNNASGMCAVARLMNQNGSINVERINRYFSGHQQMDEAFGWGFNWKRARK; from the coding sequence ATGAGTCAAACTTTAATTGCCGGTGCCAATGCGCCGCTACCCACCGATAATATTAGTGTACGTATTTTAAGTGACCAGCCCATTGATTGCGCTGCCTACCGCTTAGCCGAAACTGGCAAGGTGCGCGGTGACGGCGACATGGTGTTTTATGGTCAAACCCGCAGCGATGATGGCAGTGTCAGCCATCGCGGCCACGATACTGATGCGTTTTTTGACATCAGCCTACCTACGCAGCCACAAACTATCCAAAAAATTGCTTTGGCTTTTTCAAGCAATCAGCCTTTATCACAATTGGGCGATATTCAATTGCAAGTGCTCCAAGGTACAACTGTACTGATGACCTGCCATGTACAAAGTGCCAATCGCAGCGAAAAAGCACTTATCTTAGGGGAATGCTATCGCCGCCAAGGCCAATGGAAATTTCGATTTATCTCGCAAGGATTTGATGGCGGATTGAAGCCACTGTCTGAGCATTTTGGGGTAGAAATCGCTGATGAGGCGCCTGCACCTAGTCCTGTAGCAACGCCACCGGCTCAGAACCGAAGCTCACAAATGCCGCCCCCTATTAGCGCACCTGCACCCAGCTCACCTGCGCCGCGCTCGGTTAATTTGTCCAAAATCAGCCTGACCAAAAATCAATCCAGTATTAACCTGAAGAAAAAAGATGATTTTGGCAAAATCACCGTCAACCTAAACTGGAATCGCCAGAACGCTAGCGGAGCTAATACAGCGGTTAAAAAGAAAGGCTTTTTAAACGATTTGTTTGCCGCAAAATCAACCGGTATAGACCTTGATGTTGGTGCGATGGTGCACCTAAATAATGGCGAGCGCACCTTAATTCAGGCACTCGGCGGCCGATTTGGTGATCTTCAAAGAGCGCCTTATGTGTTACTGCGCGGCGATGACCGCACCGGCCAAAGCCTAGACGGTGAATGGCTCGATATCAATGGTGCTCGCTGGAGCGATATCAAAGAGGTGTTTATCTTCGCCTTTATCTACGAAGGGGCACCCAACTGGGCGCAAACCGATGGCACAGTCACCATTTATGTCCCCGACCAACCGCCTATTGAGACGCGGATGACGGAGGGCAATAACGCCTCAGGCATGTGTGCCGTTGCTCGGTTAATGAACCAAAATGGCAGTATTAATGTGGAGCGTATTAACCGCTATTTCTCCGGCCATCAGCAGATGGATGAAGCCTTTGGTTGGGGCTTTAACTGGAAGCGGGCTCGCAAATAA
- a CDS encoding ATP-grasp domain-containing protein, whose translation MCPSTFSCAPSVWLAEGQSSQRDMLQSLQQLKRRSITPFEVIASHRSQRPETFEFADHVFIEPSVKQEQQSGLARWQFVLQHAIKANTKVLLTGRNSITYEAQRAQFEQAGIRLLTGATSTEMLQKIDDKFAFMSHCQAHNIAAAEGWRFDTVDELKQLIETHGHQPLCVKPISGIFAQGFWCLDTHAQASLDVQSASYDSFEHLYFTDNRRITTSEFISAYSNSVMVKQRPIPMLLMPYLPGKEYSIDVVCERGEVLAAVTRYKVGKVQHLGYDESVMAVVIPLIRAFGCDGIVSVQTKADEAGNHKVLEINSRPSGGIGYTVHSGIDLTQIAFGYWLGVEDKPDLPLITTQIKPCQVRSIMCSVLIEPSE comes from the coding sequence ATGTGTCCGTCCACGTTTAGTTGTGCGCCCAGTGTTTGGCTTGCTGAAGGGCAGTCGAGTCAGCGTGATATGCTACAAAGTTTACAGCAATTAAAGCGGCGCAGTATAACGCCATTTGAAGTTATTGCCTCACATCGTTCGCAGCGCCCGGAGACTTTTGAGTTTGCCGATCACGTCTTTATCGAGCCAAGCGTCAAGCAAGAGCAACAAAGCGGTTTGGCGCGCTGGCAGTTTGTGTTACAGCACGCCATTAAGGCCAATACCAAGGTGCTGTTAACAGGTCGCAATAGCATCACTTATGAGGCGCAGCGAGCTCAGTTTGAGCAGGCGGGTATTCGTCTGCTAACGGGCGCCACCTCGACTGAGATGCTACAAAAAATCGATGACAAATTTGCCTTTATGAGTCATTGTCAGGCGCACAACATTGCTGCGGCAGAAGGCTGGCGCTTTGATACAGTAGATGAGCTTAAGCAATTGATTGAGACCCATGGTCATCAGCCGCTCTGTGTGAAGCCAATTAGTGGCATATTTGCCCAAGGGTTTTGGTGTCTAGATACCCATGCTCAAGCCTCATTGGACGTACAGAGCGCAAGCTACGACAGCTTTGAGCATCTGTATTTCACGGATAATCGCAGAATCACCACCTCTGAGTTTATTAGTGCTTATTCTAACAGCGTTATGGTAAAACAGCGGCCGATTCCGATGTTGCTCATGCCTTATTTGCCTGGCAAAGAGTACTCTATTGATGTGGTCTGTGAGCGCGGTGAAGTGTTGGCTGCTGTGACCCGTTATAAGGTCGGCAAGGTACAGCATCTGGGCTATGATGAGTCAGTAATGGCGGTAGTTATCCCTTTAATTCGTGCCTTTGGTTGTGACGGCATTGTAAGCGTACAGACCAAGGCTGATGAGGCGGGCAATCACAAAGTGCTTGAGATTAACTCGCGTCCTTCAGGGGGTATAGGGTATACCGTACACAGTGGTATCGATTTAACCCAGATCGCCTTTGGCTACTGGCTAGGAGTTGAAGATAAGCCAGATTTGCCGCTCATCACGACACAAATAAAGCCCTGCCAAGTACGCTCTATTATGTGTAGTGTTTTGATTGAGCCCAGCGAGTAG
- a CDS encoding phosphoribosyltransferase domain-containing protein, which produces MTCDSKYPPTDSLSYQQKRVELPRGTLDLSYRLSGEHSYQLDDLLGFAQRINPKRAFLFVSKVLGRHIPVSPQIMRQAFSHLAHTVPDNLPEPIVVVGMAETAVGLSAGVHQALQERYPNALLLNSTRHAQQQASLLTTFSEDHSHASTHLIYQSDEPHIQAQLMASKTLIMVDDEASTGNTCVNVVSALREAGLTELEQVHLVTLVDWSLGQADNDDHIALRLEGIAFERHHLMAGDWQWTDAPDPQPITMPSVDTTDAGSQPLLATGNWGRQPTLDSTEGFAHFLARFKQAYQRARGIDVVSDPFIKDSGTTDNAQSTRILVLGSNEFVWLPFLLAEWIEQQALTTSQSRAQVSFSALTRSPIALGGAIDAVLSFQDNYGLGMTNFVYNVVPEQWDIIVLCVETPTESVDALWHNLDNVIVVSP; this is translated from the coding sequence ATGACCTGCGATAGCAAATATCCCCCAACTGATTCACTGTCTTATCAACAAAAGCGGGTAGAGCTGCCCAGAGGCACGCTTGACTTAAGCTATCGGCTAAGTGGTGAGCACAGCTATCAGCTTGATGACCTGCTGGGATTTGCGCAGCGTATTAATCCGAAGCGGGCGTTTTTGTTTGTCTCCAAAGTACTGGGTCGACATATTCCGGTATCGCCCCAGATCATGCGCCAAGCTTTTAGCCATTTGGCTCATACGGTGCCGGATAATTTGCCTGAGCCGATAGTGGTGGTGGGTATGGCTGAGACCGCAGTGGGACTGTCAGCAGGCGTGCATCAAGCTTTACAGGAACGTTATCCCAATGCGCTGCTGCTCAACTCCACCCGTCATGCTCAGCAGCAAGCAAGCCTACTGACCACCTTTAGTGAGGACCATAGCCATGCGAGCACCCATCTGATTTATCAAAGCGATGAGCCGCACATACAGGCGCAGCTGATGGCCAGTAAGACCTTGATTATGGTAGATGATGAAGCCTCAACCGGAAATACTTGTGTCAATGTGGTCAGTGCCTTACGAGAGGCGGGGCTCACTGAGCTTGAGCAGGTACATTTGGTAACTTTGGTGGATTGGTCGTTAGGACAAGCAGACAATGATGACCATATCGCTCTTCGCTTAGAAGGGATAGCCTTTGAGCGTCATCACTTGATGGCTGGCGACTGGCAATGGACCGATGCGCCCGACCCACAGCCGATTACTATGCCCAGTGTCGATACCACTGACGCCGGCAGTCAGCCGCTGTTAGCAACTGGCAACTGGGGGCGTCAACCTACCTTAGACAGCACCGAGGGCTTTGCTCATTTTTTAGCACGCTTTAAGCAGGCTTACCAAAGAGCACGTGGCATTGATGTGGTCAGCGATCCGTTTATTAAGGATAGCGGCACCACTGATAATGCTCAGTCTACGCGAATTTTGGTGCTGGGAAGTAATGAGTTTGTGTGGTTGCCTTTTTTGTTGGCAGAGTGGATAGAGCAGCAGGCGCTGACGACATCACAAAGCCGTGCACAGGTGAGCTTTAGCGCTTTGACCCGATCACCGATTGCTTTGGGCGGTGCCATTGACGCAGTACTAAGCTTCCAAGATAATTATGGCCTAGGTATGACCAACTTTGTGTATAACGTGGTCCCTGAGCAGTGGGATATCATTGTGCTGTGTGTCGAGACACCCACTGAGAGTGTCGATGCGCTGTGGCATAACTTAGATAACGTGATTGTGGTGAGTCCCTAA
- a CDS encoding HAD hydrolase family protein, whose product MTINTHSLTPFMPDSLIIKPYALMDLDDTLFQTQRKIAAWQLPTAEPHHLVYAAVNKQGEPLSLMTQRQQLFFNWLLSSTELIVVTARDRHEIKRVVLNFSSWQVLTHGALILQPSGEPLKAWQHQMGAILAPLQAKLQQLIAIIEEYNHRQQGPLKLALHHDDFVAPGTDSSDDSLSEMLIYLAIKHHQKDAMALQQFGEWLLAEHPQLADDFYIHSNANNLAILPKGIHKRHAVAYLLEQHLDHARPSFGFGDSLADLPFLQQLDWYGTPNHGQLHDHIHVL is encoded by the coding sequence ATGACGATCAATACCCATAGCTTAACGCCCTTTATGCCCGACTCGTTAATCATCAAGCCTTATGCATTGATGGATTTGGATGATACCTTATTTCAGACACAACGAAAAATTGCAGCGTGGCAGCTACCGACTGCTGAGCCACATCATTTGGTATATGCCGCCGTCAATAAGCAAGGTGAGCCATTAAGTCTTATGACCCAGCGCCAGCAGCTGTTTTTTAATTGGTTACTCTCAAGTACGGAGCTGATTGTGGTAACAGCTCGTGACCGACATGAGATTAAACGGGTAGTGCTTAACTTTAGCAGCTGGCAAGTGCTGACCCATGGCGCCCTTATCTTACAGCCCTCAGGGGAGCCATTAAAGGCTTGGCAACACCAGATGGGCGCAATATTAGCGCCGCTACAAGCCAAGTTACAGCAGTTAATAGCGATTATTGAGGAGTATAACCACAGACAGCAAGGGCCATTAAAACTGGCGCTGCATCACGATGATTTTGTGGCACCAGGCACTGACTCCAGCGATGACTCATTGAGCGAGATGCTGATTTATTTGGCCATCAAGCATCACCAAAAAGATGCCATGGCTTTACAGCAATTTGGTGAGTGGCTGCTGGCTGAGCACCCCCAGTTGGCCGATGATTTTTATATCCATAGCAATGCCAATAATTTGGCCATATTGCCCAAGGGTATCCATAAACGTCATGCGGTAGCCTACTTGCTTGAGCAGCATTTAGACCACGCTCGCCCTAGCTTTGGCTTTGGCGATAGCTTGGCAGATTTACCTTTTTTGCAGCAGCTTGATTGGTACGGCACCCCCAATCATGGTCAACTTCATGACCACATTCATGTGCTTTAA
- a CDS encoding cysteine protease StiP family protein, producing MDLHKTTPPSDITSYCGSYLPSDVTLLLDIVDKSGVRDVPVAQKEALIQSGQQHYSDMLTLEKAPSDAHEQMYQQALQQGKLRLAQDIVRLSTTLKSLFETQTNSRSPLILVSLVRAGLPIGVLLQRALSDGGAPYHLPSQHYGVSIIRDRGLDPVALTKILSAHPTSPIVFVDGWTGKGAIYGELSRSLKAYLDKHWTADASFSNVFHQGRGVVPLLTLADPAGVAWLSASNEDWLIPSGLLGSTVSGLISRTLYSDPNHDLTSGLHQSVIYHNLAHKDHSLSFIEAIEDMRHQLLLQNANTTALPTYAAPRYHAQPIIETLANHYQISNINRIKPTIAEATRAVMRRDPEQVLLASADHPDTALLRHLCQQKGVAVTVIGEQILPYQAVTIIKKRDQ from the coding sequence ATGGATTTACACAAAACAACGCCGCCATCAGACATTACTTCGTATTGTGGCAGCTATCTGCCAAGCGATGTGACTTTGTTATTAGACATTGTTGATAAGTCGGGTGTTAGGGATGTACCGGTGGCACAAAAAGAGGCGCTGATTCAAAGCGGACAGCAGCATTACTCAGACATGCTGACTTTAGAAAAAGCGCCTTCTGACGCCCATGAGCAGATGTATCAACAGGCGTTACAGCAAGGAAAGTTACGCTTGGCGCAGGATATTGTTCGGCTTAGTACCACTTTAAAAAGCTTGTTTGAGACGCAGACAAATAGCCGGTCTCCACTGATTTTGGTGAGTTTGGTGCGGGCAGGATTGCCGATAGGGGTTTTGTTACAGCGGGCTTTAAGCGATGGTGGCGCACCTTATCATTTGCCCAGTCAGCATTATGGCGTCAGTATTATCCGTGATAGAGGGCTAGATCCGGTGGCCCTCACCAAAATCTTGAGCGCTCACCCCACAAGTCCAATAGTCTTCGTCGATGGCTGGACCGGTAAAGGGGCCATTTATGGTGAGCTGTCACGCAGCTTAAAGGCTTATTTGGATAAGCATTGGACGGCAGATGCAAGCTTTAGCAATGTGTTTCATCAAGGCCGTGGTGTGGTTCCCTTGTTAACCCTTGCTGACCCTGCGGGCGTGGCGTGGTTATCGGCCAGTAATGAGGATTGGCTGATACCTTCAGGTCTGCTTGGCAGTACCGTCTCTGGCCTGATATCACGAACCTTGTATAGCGACCCCAATCACGACTTAACATCCGGCTTACATCAAAGCGTGATTTATCATAATTTGGCGCATAAAGATCACAGTTTAAGCTTTATCGAGGCCATAGAAGACATGCGCCATCAGCTGCTTTTGCAAAATGCCAACACAACCGCTTTGCCGACTTATGCAGCCCCGCGTTATCATGCGCAGCCTATTATTGAGACGTTGGCCAATCACTATCAGATTAGTAACATCAATCGTATTAAGCCGACCATTGCTGAGGCTACCCGAGCCGTGATGCGGCGTGATCCTGAGCAAGTGTTATTGGCCAGTGCCGATCATCCTGACACGGCATTATTAAGGCATTTGTGTCAACAAAAGGGGGTGGCTGTGACGGTGATTGGCGAGCAGATTTTGCCGTATCAAGCGGTCACCATCATCAAAAAACGTGACCAATAG
- a CDS encoding HpcH/HpaI aldolase/citrate lyase family protein has protein sequence MTPLPPLITSGVSDSNAPNIAMNEPNFLSSVSAISESPLHPYQLGASLYMPATREDIWAVISRSKLPNLDSVIICLEDAVSESDVPYAWSNIQKLLSHWASVQQDTPLSVSRSQCVNQIDETTGIQISAVQKSNRPLVFIRPRNPQMLMQLAALPNINLVDGYVLPKVDMDSLSNWRLACQQVQEDSLLMPTLETGRLFDPAHNQALATALAHAFDERVFALRIGGNDLFSALRLRRPSTQTIYETPVGTLMHQLIGTFVPQGYYLTAPVCEYFDNTALFIQELATDVSLGLVGKTVIHPAQIALVQQAFSVSTRVLEEAQAILAQDAKAVFKHNNTMLEPATHYAWAVQTVKRAQIFGVLANQML, from the coding sequence ATGACCCCGTTACCCCCTTTAATTACCTCAGGTGTCTCTGACAGTAATGCGCCCAATATCGCCATGAATGAGCCGAATTTTTTGAGCTCAGTAAGTGCCATATCCGAGAGCCCATTGCACCCTTATCAGTTAGGGGCAAGCCTGTACATGCCTGCCACACGCGAGGATATCTGGGCGGTGATTAGCCGCAGCAAACTGCCAAATTTAGACAGCGTCATTATCTGCTTAGAGGATGCGGTGAGCGAAAGCGATGTGCCTTATGCTTGGAGTAACATACAAAAGCTATTGTCACATTGGGCCAGTGTTCAACAAGATACGCCGCTTAGCGTATCGCGCAGTCAGTGTGTAAATCAGATAGATGAGACCACAGGCATTCAAATATCAGCAGTACAAAAGAGCAATCGACCGCTGGTGTTTATTCGCCCGCGCAATCCGCAGATGCTAATGCAGCTGGCCGCCTTGCCAAACATTAATCTGGTCGATGGCTACGTGCTGCCCAAAGTGGACATGGACAGTCTGTCTAATTGGCGCTTGGCCTGCCAGCAGGTGCAAGAGGACAGTCTATTAATGCCCACTTTAGAGACCGGCCGCTTATTTGATCCGGCACACAATCAGGCCCTAGCCACGGCCTTAGCGCATGCCTTTGATGAGCGGGTATTTGCATTACGCATTGGCGGCAATGATTTATTTTCTGCCCTGCGCTTGCGTCGACCCAGCACTCAGACCATTTATGAGACCCCTGTGGGCACCTTGATGCATCAGCTAATTGGGACTTTTGTGCCACAAGGCTATTATTTGACGGCACCTGTGTGTGAGTACTTTGATAATACCGCTTTGTTTATCCAAGAGCTTGCCACCGATGTCTCACTCGGCTTGGTGGGCAAGACGGTCATTCATCCGGCGCAAATTGCCTTGGTACAGCAGGCTTTTTCGGTATCTACGCGGGTATTAGAGGAGGCGCAAGCTATCTTAGCTCAAGATGCCAAAGCGGTATTTAAACACAACAATACCATGCTCGAGCCTGCCACCCATTATGCTTGGGCAGTACAGACGGTTAAGCGGGCTCAGATATTTGGGGTATTGGCCAATCAGATGTTGTAG
- a CDS encoding ABC transporter ATP-binding protein — MSSQIDNPNSDVKSSPLLTARNLSKSVIIGDTKTDIIKGVDVSIDAGEFVVIMGKSGSGKSTLLGLLAGLDYPDSGEIWLDGQNLTTLSEDELAQKRQQDMGFVFQSFHLLPTLTVAENIAFPLDIARRPDLERVVQLLTAVGLTHRRDSLPHQLSGGEQQRTAIARALVARPKIIFADEPTGNLDEQNAQQVMHLLLELQQQSGTALVVVTHDPAMTEHADQVITIHDGRVE; from the coding sequence ATGAGCAGCCAAATCGATAATCCAAACAGCGATGTTAAATCCTCGCCCCTACTGACGGCACGCAACCTAAGCAAAAGCGTGATAATCGGCGATACCAAGACCGACATCATAAAAGGTGTCGATGTGTCGATTGACGCTGGTGAGTTTGTCGTCATAATGGGAAAATCAGGGTCAGGCAAGTCAACTTTGCTGGGGCTACTGGCAGGACTTGATTATCCAGATAGTGGAGAGATTTGGCTTGATGGCCAAAACCTCACTACCCTAAGCGAGGATGAATTGGCACAAAAACGTCAGCAGGATATGGGATTTGTGTTTCAGTCATTTCATTTATTACCAACCTTAACCGTGGCTGAAAACATCGCGTTTCCGCTGGATATTGCACGTCGTCCTGACCTAGAGCGGGTGGTGCAATTATTGACAGCGGTTGGTCTTACCCACCGCCGTGACAGCTTACCCCATCAGCTTTCAGGCGGTGAACAGCAGCGCACAGCAATCGCCCGCGCTCTGGTCGCCCGTCCCAAAATCATCTTCGCTGATGAGCCCACCGGTAACTTAGATGAACAAAATGCGCAGCAAGTGATGCACTTATTATTGGAGCTACAGCAGCAGTCTGGGACGGCCTTGGTGGTGGTGACCCATGACCCAGCGATGACTGAGCATGCCGATCAGGTCATTACCATTCATGATGGGCGGGTAGAATAG
- a CDS encoding arylesterase, whose amino-acid sequence MSMPFFKPLSAVVIASALLMGCQPSSNDKTATQSQAESAPTAKTQTNTSAPAASQSTTSVQSSAPAEVIEQPITILALGDSLTEGLGLPETEAYPAQLEAALKQAGYVNAKVINSGLSGETSTGLVNRLDWVLKTKPDITILTTGANDAMRGIDVATIDSNIRTAIKRLQDQGSVVVLGGMQIYDNLGDDYVKSFSAIYPNIAKDTSVVFIPFFLDGVGGDASLNQADAIHPTKEGYARIVNNNILPVLKPALEKVAAQKQTQTSQ is encoded by the coding sequence ATGTCGATGCCGTTTTTTAAGCCATTATCCGCTGTTGTTATTGCAAGTGCTCTGTTAATGGGCTGCCAGCCCAGCTCAAATGATAAGACGGCCACTCAGTCACAAGCTGAGTCTGCGCCCACAGCCAAGACCCAGACCAACACCAGCGCACCCGCCGCATCACAATCCACCACAAGCGTACAAAGTAGTGCTCCAGCTGAAGTTATTGAGCAGCCAATTACCATACTGGCCCTCGGTGACTCACTCACAGAAGGATTAGGATTGCCCGAAACTGAGGCCTACCCCGCCCAATTAGAAGCGGCATTAAAACAGGCCGGTTATGTCAACGCCAAAGTCATTAACTCTGGCTTAAGCGGCGAGACCAGCACCGGATTGGTGAACCGCTTAGACTGGGTATTAAAAACCAAACCTGACATCACTATTTTGACCACAGGCGCCAACGATGCCATGCGGGGTATCGATGTGGCGACTATCGATAGCAATATTCGCACGGCCATTAAGCGCTTACAGGACCAGGGCAGCGTGGTGGTGCTTGGCGGTATGCAAATCTATGACAACTTAGGGGATGACTACGTCAAATCGTTCTCGGCCATTTATCCTAACATTGCTAAAGACACCAGTGTGGTGTTTATTCCTTTCTTTTTGGACGGCGTTGGCGGTGATGCCAGCCTCAATCAGGCCGATGCCATTCACCCCACCAAAGAGGGCTACGCGCGTATCGTCAATAACAACATCTTGCCGGTGCTTAAACCGGCGCTTGAAAAGGTCGCAGCACAAAAACAGACCCAGACCTCTCAATAG
- a CDS encoding GNAT family N-acetyltransferase, whose translation MPSTTETVPHSAMNKLFGTDSTEVYLISQEWAQPLQAYLTANETRLAPYEPAREPDCYTLDGVQARIAAALDMHRQRQGISMLLTSKNSTQVIGVINFSGFMYGVFQAGYVGYSIDSDYEGKGIMSEVLSQALEYVRKHYGLHRIMANYLPDNHRSARLLNTLGFEQEGYAKSYLKINGQWRDHVLTALVFDESHSTTTSTIEGQ comes from the coding sequence ATGCCCTCTACTACTGAGACGGTGCCTCACAGCGCTATGAATAAATTGTTTGGTACCGATAGCACCGAGGTGTATCTGATAAGCCAAGAGTGGGCGCAGCCCTTGCAAGCGTATCTGACGGCCAATGAGACACGGCTGGCACCTTATGAGCCCGCCCGTGAGCCCGATTGTTACACCTTAGATGGCGTACAAGCACGTATTGCAGCGGCACTAGATATGCACCGTCAACGCCAAGGCATCTCTATGTTACTCACCTCAAAAAACAGCACACAGGTGATAGGCGTGATTAACTTTAGCGGCTTTATGTATGGGGTATTTCAGGCCGGATATGTGGGCTATTCGATAGACTCAGACTATGAAGGCAAAGGCATTATGAGCGAGGTGCTCAGTCAGGCGCTTGAGTACGTGCGCAAGCACTATGGACTACACCGCATTATGGCCAATTATTTACCTGATAATCATCGAAGTGCGCGGCTGTTAAATACGCTTGGTTTTGAACAAGAAGGCTATGCCAAGTCTTACTTAAAGATTAATGGGCAGTGGCGTGATCATGTGTTAACTGCCTTAGTCTTTGATGAAAGCCACTCTACAACCACCAGCACTATAGAGGGTCAGTAG